DNA from Prunus persica cultivar Lovell chromosome G6, Prunus_persica_NCBIv2, whole genome shotgun sequence:
AAGAGTCTAGTTCCCCAGGtacattgcagttttcattttatattaagtTGTGTGGGAATGGGAACAGCATGCCATATTTGGGGGACCAGATCTTTTGCACTATAATTGATCAATTGTTTTCTGATTGTTTTTCCTGCTCTGGACCCGGTGATGTTAATTTACCATCTTGTTAGATAGCTTATCCGTTGTAAACTTGTGTGCACAAAtttgtgattcttttttaatcaagAACTGTGAGCATCTTGGTTCTACGTATTAATGCTATCAATATTTCAACCTGTGTGATTTCATTTACATTAACACTTGGATTATTCATTTCTGGGCACCATCAAAGTAAATCTTATTATATTTCACAGTGGTGCAATCTGATGCATAGTTGTTGTGTTCCTCAGGGTCCCACTATTGGTGATGTTGATGGGGATGGCCATACTGATGTTGTGGTTCCAACCCTGTCAGGGAACATATATGTTCTCAGTGGCAAAGATGGGTCAATTGTTCGTCCATATCCATATAGAACTCATGGGAGAGTTATGAATCAAGTTCTTCTAGTTGATTTAAgtaaaaaaggagagaagaagaagggacTCACCCTTGTTACAACTTCATTTGATGGATACTTATACATAATTGATGGACCAACATCATGCACAGATGTTGTCGATATTGGTGAAACTTcgtaagttttttttgtaaatctTTCAATGTTCGATTAGTTCTCCCCATTTCAATGGTTTACCTGAAACATTAATCTCCGCATGACAGATATAGCATGGTCTTGGCAGACAATGTTGATGGTGGAGACGATCTCGATCTTATTGTTTCAACCATGAATGGCAATGTCTTTTGCTTCTCGACTCCCGCTTCACATCATCCCCTCAAGGCAGGATAGAACTGAAGCTGAATCTGTGGATAATTTCTTCTGTTGTAttcagttttatttttcatatcttaatttgttttaattatcttTACCATGTTGTCCTTTCTCAGGCATGGAGATTACCTAATCAAGGACGAAATCATGTTGCAAATAGGTACAACCGTGAAGGTGTCTTTGTTTCACATTCATCAAGAGCCTTCCGTGATGAAGAGGGCAAGAACTTCTGGGTGGAGATTGAGATTATAGATGGCTATAGATACCCATCTGGGTCGCAAGTACCATATAATGTCACGGTAAGTGGCTCCATGCCACCATATATTGTTcaacacacactctctctctctctctctctctctctctctctctcaaaataagtttttgtttctttcaaaCTATGTAGACAACCTTGTTAGTGCCCGGTAACTACCAAGGAGAGAGACGGATAGTGGTAAACCAGATCTTCAGTCGTCCTGGAAAATACCGTATAAAGCTTCCAACAGTTGGTGTAAGGACAACAGGGACTGTTATGGTGGAGATGGTTGACAAGAACGGACTCTACTTTTCTGATGATTTCTCCCTCACATTCCATATGTATTACTACAGACTGTTGAAGTGGCTGCTCGTCCTACCGATGATTGGAATGTTCGGCGTGCTTGTAATCCTTCGTCCTCAGGAAGCTGTGCCTTTGCCATCATTTTCGCGGAACACTGACTAAATGTTGGACCTTTATCAATACAAGACACAAGCCAAGCTTCACGGAACATGATATACATTATCACCTGAGCAATCGCAGAAACCATGGCCGCACTCGAGTGAATACTTTTTTAATGGCCAAGCTCAGATTGATCTTGGTTGGCCCAAAATGTATGTGGCCCAAAAAGACTCAGTTTTGACTTGAGCAACACATGTCGGAACTTGGTAACATAGTCGAATATGAGTTATGGACAAGAAGTTTTTGACTACCAAATTGAAGTTTTACGTTCGTAATTGTTCAGAGGATAATATAATGCAAAGCTATTGGatatttatttacaaaaacatcTCTCGCAAATCTCTTATAGTCGATTGATTCCAGTGGCATCCAAAGAGTAAGAAAGTAATTTGATTTCAACCATTTATTTGCTCAGTTAGGCTATCAGTCTGTTTCTATTTGCTCAATGAAATTCCAAGTTTCATATTCGATCTGTAACCGATCTCCTAGGACAAATATGAACCTAACTgatgcccaaaaaaaaaaaaggagctatCGCAGATTGAGGCCaacataaacaaacccaaatagCAATTCTGAATATCCCTTGTCTATATTTTGCACTCAATATAAGAAACATGTTCAAAATTACATAGTAAATCAGAAAATACAGCCACCAAACTTATAGATCAGTAAGTAACAGTTCAGTGCAGAACTGAGAAGATACCAGTTTAGATTTAGAATCCCTGCAAGACAGGCCTCTTCCCCAGCCGCTTGATCTCTTTGTCCATATTACCAGTAAGCATCAAAGCGAACATCTTGAAATCGCAAATGAGAGACCAAAATGGATGCCCAAACGTAGCAGGAACATTCCCTTCCACGAAAAAATGGCTGTACCATGCACATCCATACCCAGCCAAAGgcacaagaaacaaaagccACCAATTAAACAGCAGCGagcagaggaagaagaagatagaaaCAAGGGTCCCCACAAAATGCCAACGCCTTGTCGATGGCTTCGAGTGCTGGTTCATGTAGAAGGCCCAGAACTCCTCCAAGCTCCTGAAATTCATATCTTCAAGTGAATTAAAGACCAACCCAATTCAGCAAAACCTTGTTGAATGAAAACCCAAGTAGCAGATAATCAAAATTTTGGATTTAGCAAAACCCAAGTAGAAAAGCTGCTATCTTTATTCGGACAATCTTCAAGAATATAATTTCGAGTCTTATCAGGTTCAGACAGGACGATGATGATACCGAGATGCAGAGCAAGAAAATCTTCAGGATGATacgaataaaaaaaaaatctggaatTTTGATCGATATTTTGTGGTGGACCGTGAAGGTGTTTGTATAAGAATTGTACAGAGCAGCAagaaaaatctcataaaagGGTGAATACTTTCTCTCGTCGGTCATCAGTTTGTgtggtaaattaataaaaaaatagtaggTTTAGGGTCTCGTCCACGTCACCCACTTTGGACTTACCAtcgtatttttgttttgcctttttcttggatttaacaacatattattatataataaGTTCTTGATTTAGCAGGTAGCTAAGATAAAAGATAATTGAagagtttttaatattttattatctttGGATTAATCTATTTAATCCAAATTACATGAACATGAGGCATGACTGCGTCATCCAAGTGCAAATCACACTCTTGTTTTAttggccaattttttttaatttttggatgAATTTGGccattggaggaaaatacaaaaaagaataaaagaataaaaactaAACTTCACTGACAAAATTATTGGCTAGCCGTTATGAACCACGTCACCGCCACcatgtttatgattttttcagGGAAACAAATTTAATCATTTGCACCGACACATATTGAGTGTAATGATTGTCATTGCATCgtattaattattttacgGATCATTTCTCTAATATAAGTTGAACCTAAATATGTATGTAAACttcatttgtattaaaaatgtcatcaataataaaatcattaGATATGGTATAAATAACCACACTTATGCACTGCGTGTGATTTTCTATAATTAAGAGTTACCAATATGAAATTATACTCTTCTACATCTGCTAGTCATGGGCTAAGCTGCACATTGGATaaaagagacaattttcaacatgATGGGAAAATGGACCAATATAAAATAAAGCCAAGACTATCTTCTaaaatgaataatttatttgctTCTTAGAACATAATCTAAAATATGCAACAGAAGAGCAAGGAATGCCTTGCAGAATCTTGAAACATGAGTGTTCAACTCTACTTGCTCAAATCTCTCTCAGCTCTAACATTGCCTAAAAAATGAACCAAAATTTCGAACATCCAAATTGATGTTATGTTCATCGTTTCCTTGCCTATGCCATCTAAGATCTCCACATTGATGTTTATGTTCATCTTTTCCATGCCTATATCATCTAAGATttcctaaaaaaatttaagcgTATATATTACTGATGCAAATTGTTGGACATTTCAGTCTAGAAGACACGCTCTCCAGTAGCAAATAGGTTCCAAAAGATTGCTGTCGCGAAATAGAGCGCCGCAGTGACAGTTAGGAATGCCTGAAATGATCCTAACCATTGTACAAAATAACCAGTTCCTATTGTGCTGACTATGGCTGCAAATGTCCCTGCTGAATTTGAAATCCCTGTTGATATATAATGCCATTGAATCATTGTAGTTAGCTAACTATACTAAGAAAGAAGTAAATAGAATCTGAACTTGCCCTCTGTGGCAAGGAACTGGGGAAGAATGTACCGTGGAGAAATCCAGCGTATTGAGGGGCGATATCCTGATCAAATAAACCACAGAAGCTAGATCAGATTGAAAATTCAGTGTCCACCGTTTAATGGCTATGGTTGAATTGAATTAATTAGGGAATTAACTATTAGCTGCATTAGTTTGACTGTTCTGTTCTGTCATATGCTTAGATGAATGGAACTTACTTGTATATTAAGGAGAAAGCCTGCTTGGCTGAAAGAGCTGAAGCACAAGGCTGCTGTGAGGAGTACCGCTGCATCCGTGGGTGTGTTCGCATAGTTTAGGCAGAGCAATGACACTCCAGGTCCAATGAAACCAATTGACTGTCATGCACAAATATTTCTCAGCATTTGATACACAAGACTACCATATTTAAGGATCTGTTAAGTACAACTGGATTTAacttggattttattttattcaagttAGACTTTCACAAGAAAATTCAGTTAaataggagaaaaagaaataggcCCTCCTGTCATGTGATGTATAATGTTTTGCTTTCTTTATCCACTGATATCCCCTGTTTGAGGCCAACTTTGTTGTTTTATATTGTGCTGTAACCAATAATGTATATGAACTTATCATACTATTCTGAATAGCAGGCTTCGAATTATCTACGAGCTCTAAAAACAGATGGAAATTCAAGAGCTACCTGCATGATCTTTCGAACTGAAGTCAAAGAGTAGCCTGCCTTGATTAATGAATCTGATGCTGCACCAGCAATGTAGCTGGAAACTGCCATTGTTCCCCATGGAACAGCACTAAACCATGCTGCTTGCTTCAAGTTTACACCAAATACCTATAAAAAAGATTGTAAAAGGATAGTGATCTAGCATTTCATTTATAATTAGTAACATTATACACCAGTAACATGATAAATTTGCTAATGATCAAAGATCAAGGAAAAATGAACTTACAGTCTTAAAATAAACAGGCATCCACGAGAGTAGAACAAAGTATCCCTGTAAGGTAGGCCATGCTTAAGAATCAATTACTCagcagaaaacaaaactaataTTCCTACCCCATTACTAATAAGAAAAACTCACCCAATTGTTAGTTATATTGGCCAAAATAATGGTCCATGTTGGTAATTTTGATAAGAGGAGCCTCAGAGGTGGGAGCTTGCCACTGTTTACTGGAGAATCAGATTTTCCAGCTTGGATCAATCGGAGCTCTGATTTGCTGATGCAATAACTCTCTCCTGGATCATTTGTGACTGTATATGCCCAGATTGTCAGCCAGAGAAGTCCaatggaagagaagagaataaagGGGCCAGAAATTCCAATTGATGATAACATAACTGGAGTTAGCAGTAAGCCTATGACATTGCCAATGTGAAAACCAGCCATAGAGATTCCAACTGCACTTGCTCTTTCTTGGGTTGGAAACCACCTGCTCAAATTACATATAAACAGATTTACTTCCGTAGTGTTAACTAATTCTCATATCGATTTGGTGACTCGAGCATTATcgtaattaaaaattaaaggtcTAATTAATGATTAGCAGCAAGGATTAAGGAGTCATTAATTACCTGGACAAGAGGGTGCTCATGGATGGCAAGGCCACACCTTCAGCCAGTCCAAAGAAGGCACGAACGGCCAAGAGGCTGGTTGTGGAATGGTTGGCAGCCCATGGGGTGAGGAGAGTAGCCAGAGACCACATGGCCACACCCCATGCCATCACTCTCTTTCCTCCATACTTGTCCACCAAGGCTCCTCCAATCACTGATGAGAATATGTATCCCCATAGAAAAGATGACTGCCacgaaaaattaaaatgttaaGAAACGATTGATGGGTCCCACAAGAAGTGCAGACCAAGCTCCACTACAATCCGTACAGTTCAATCATCTTTGCTAGCAAACAACATACATTAACCTTTAATCTCACGCGATGTGCTTATAACTCAAGTGATTATTAATAATGTTTTAGTtcgaaattttgaaattatgtgTTCGAATCTCTCCTTCTTTATATCATGttttgggaaaaaagaaaaaatctatGCGGCCATTCTGTGGGCTCCAACAGAATTGTTCACTGTgggcatttttattttaaacggATTGGATGGGTTGTCCATTTTTCTCAACCACAACTACACAATATTTCTCTCATTATTATTGTTTCTGGACAATCTTGTTCCCTTGTTTACCTATACAAGCACAACACGCAAAGAAAACTAACCTCTATtgaccccccaaaaaaaaatattattaaaaattccaTACATAAGTACGGATTTTGTCGTCAATTTCAATGTTAACACACAACCAAACGAGCAAAAATGACAacagcaaaaaaataaaataaagaagaagacagagaCAGAGTGGTTTAAGTTAAGTTTAAGAATACCTGAACGACGCCCAAGAAAGAACTGGTCCAGCCATTTTTAGCTGCGAGTGGAACAATAGCCACAGACATGACGACTCTATCGGCATTACACAAGCACATCACACACGCCAACAAAGCCACCACCTTGAACCTCTCTGGCACACTGATTGCTTTCTTAGCAGCAGCAGCCTCTCCTGATCCTCCTCCTCTGTTTCCCATCAACATTCCTCTCTCTATGCCCTCGGCCGTACACGTCACCACCCATGGCTTCCCCCTCTGAAACCCCTctgttttccttcttcttcctctgtttCCCAATCCGAAACCTGCAGAAGAAGCAATCCCCGTCTCGCATTTTGCTTGGACTCTGCCTCTGGGCTTAAACCCCAACTGGGTTTTCTCTGTATTGATCAGAGTTGATTGGGTTTTGAATAAACGAGCAGGGTATGAAATATGCAGCTGCGATGTAGTGGTGGTAGATACAGCCGCCAtgagaggcagagagagatCAATAAAGAGAGAATATATAAACTAGAAACCACCCATCAACAAAATGGGCATGTTAATGTACAGAATTTCAAATGCAGACTGACAGGCATATGGtcagatatatataatatacaataTAGTTATTTgtgtattatattattttaatggtGTCTGGTGTGGGAATGGAaggaaagaatgaaaaatagaaaaaaagtaGGTGCAggaaaatgttgttttgtgttgTGGGGGTTGGTGAGGAGAATGGGAAATAGCCCGGGGAATTGCTCGTCGAAGGGCAATGTCGTCAATATAAAAATACGGCTGACTTGTCATTCGTCAGAGTGTTCTAGGCATCTAAAGACTCCTACGTGGCAACACGTATTGCTCTGCTGCAGCCTTGGTTCGGTGGACAACCAAGAGCTTTGTGGCTTTGGCACCTTTAGGTATCATACATGGAAAATTTTACATTCCTTACATAACAAACCCTACTTATGAACActaagtgaagaaatcacttCGTTACGATTCACTTCATAATGTAGTTTAATGTCCTCAAAGTTATATTCGAGTAGGACCAATGCGCcaattaataaagagttggtggATCATTTaaatgaataatttagttgaagGATCAAAATGCAACTCAagtataagtttgaggaccatttaagTAAATAAGCCTTTAAAATTTCATTAAGAATCATTTTTGCAAAAGATCAACACAATTGAAACTTGTTTGACCATTTaattatcatcatcaacatTTGTATTTAGGTACTGTATAGGTAAAGAAAATACCTCTATGAGAAAACCCTAAGGAAAGAAACCCTGGCCGCGCGCCTCTTTGGGGGTTGGCGGCTTTCCTCCTTTCCCCTCTCATCTCCTCTCCTTCcctcccttttcttctttattattctttgttattttgttttgtggtgTGGAAGCAGCCGCTATGAAATGATGTCGTCGCCGTGACAGTCGTCGTCTTTTAGCCCATGTACACAAGGATTTGGCTTCAGTTGTCAACCTTCGACATGAGTTTAGAGCGACAATGAGAGGAAGATGTCAGGTTACATTTCAGGTTTTGCTAGTACAACACTATGGTTTAACAGTATGGCGCTATGGCTATCTTTGGGTTGCCCAGAATATGTGGAGTGGTGGTACTGcttcttagttttttttatctaATAATTTTCAAGAATTGTTTAACCTTTCGATACGGATATGTTGTTTCTGCTGTTGCGCAACAGATTGGTTTTGTAAATTTAAGTAGGGATGCTTTCGGTTGTTGAATCAGGGATTTTAATCACTTTGTGGGTTGTGTGTGATTCTCTCCATATCAATTCAATGTGTTGTTGCATTTGGTCACTAGACAAGACGTATTAATATTTTGCACCATAGTGACTTTGTACTTGTATATGTTCctcttatcaataaaatactattgccctttattttaattttttaaatatcatcatcaacattttgttaatttatctGTAATATCTTGTTCCTCTCTTTATTGTGTTATAATTAGATGATTTAATTATTTCagattttattgatttatttatttatttataaagttgATCATTGAATGATGTTCTAAAAATGAATTGTTCATTTCATTGACTCGCATTGATGGTGGTTCGACCCGCATACGAATCATTTTTTATGAATAGTCAAATGTGTTTTATTTaggaccaccaccaccacctatCTAACATTCAAGGCCATGTGCATCTCAtctgtatttttgttgttgttggaatGTCATGtgtatttttaaaagttcTTCTTCTACATGTCAAGGCCTCACATTTTGGTGTTGGATTGGATGAACCCACAAACCATTTGGATATGCAGAGCATTGATGCATTGGCGGATGCACTTGAAAAGTTCAAAGGAAATTTGGGTTGTGGAAAATGGTGATGTGTGTGATTTTGATGTTAGTTTTGAACAGCACAAGGAGAAGCCTAAACCaaggaagaaaaatcaaagctgtgtttgttttgttgaatgCATAGAAACGGAAGTAGGAGATTTTGACCAGATTTGAGTGCTCAGTCATTACCCTGTTTCCTCTGTTTCTGATTCCATTCTACTTCCTACTACTACCAATTGCCAATTCAATATCAATTATATGAGATTAAAAGGAAGCGAGGTATATTCGATGAGAccaaattatttgaaattacCAATTGCGAATTCAATATCAAGtgtaacaacaacaacaacaacaacaacaaaacaatatcagcaattttcttaattatatgctcatggaaagaaagagtttaaaagaaaatttatggaaaattaaaggttttatttatttattatataaatgtGTGCGGAAATAactttctgtatttttttgaTGAGGAATAATCAAAATCTCTTAACATAACcatacttaaaaaaaatgttacaaACAAACCGATATAATAAAACAAGGGTAAAAATAGTATATTAAAATAGGTAACAAaccgatatatatatatatatatatataatcagtcCCCTTCTAATGAGGGATCATTTAAGGGACACTCTTTAGAATtttttacgattttttttttcaatgatccaaaccatctattttttaagtctacattcatagatcattctttcaaaaaattagacaaagcGAAAACCGTttttgacatccaattgtatcatacaaaattaatgaatacggtgattcaagaaagtactaaaatttcaataacacaattgagtggtcaaacaATATtagattcaagtgattttttgtagagatgatctttgaataatTATCTAAAATATAgaaggtttggattagtgaaatacatgTGGATTGGACCCTACaagagtgtccctcaaataaactaatttgagagatccctcaatagaagctctctgtatatatgtatatgtgtgtgtgtgtgtgtatatttaGTTAGCCATCCTCAACTTGTAGAAAAATTATGTTTCCAagtaaattaaaagagaaacatAGATAATCACAAAGTGGTGCGGTTGGTAAACTACTACCTCCAGCTGGCGAGCTACTTGGTGCCTCAATGGCAGGGATTCGAAATCCATTAGAAGCACTTTGTGGTCAGGCACAAGCCAAACCTCAAGCATGGATTAATCTCACTCTTTGAGTGTGGGAACACCTCGTGATATTtaccaaaaagagaaacataGATAGAATACTAGGAAGCAATCtttatttagttatttatttattaagtattgaatgaatgaatgaatcaattaacaaaaacaaacaaggaaAACCCTATGAAAAAGGATTGTACAAGAGTACCAAATAAAGTAAATTTTACACTACGACCAATTAGTggtctttaattaatttatttatttttgggacCTTAAGCCATGTGACCATGTGATTTGGTGGAAAACTtacttgatatttatttttttctgcaTTAAAAACTTACTTATTTTAAGCTATcctataataatttaaagaaataaaaataaagtccaTTGAATTATGGTGCACCTAATTACATACTAATACTCTCTCATTCCTAAGTGTAGTAGGATTTTGTGAAGGGTGGTTCTATTTAAACTCTCTAATCtgctcctcttcctctttgctctagggttttctttttgctcCTCTTAGTCTTTGCTCATATAAAAGGGCTagttagaaaagaaaaaagaaaaaccctttCTAAGGATATATTAGGttggaagaaagagaaaaagatccATGATGGCTACAAGACAAGAGGTATGTATTCCAACTTTCTTCTTGAATACTTTGAAACTTGAATAAGAAATTTAGAATGCAAATCTCAGTCCTCCTATCTATTTCTTTTCTAGTTAACCAAGTTTATAAAGCCTCAACATCAAGAAATTTTGGGGTTGAATATCTCAATCATTCATCACAATTAGGGATTAACCATATTATGCAACCCATTCTTCAAAACTAAcaataattacagaaaatttTAGGGGAAAAGAAAGATCTCCATCTAATTAGTTAGAGGATTCTTTTAATCCatccaaaaaaaacataattttaaCTTATGATTCTTTCATCTTATtttagagattttttttttcccaaagtGAGGAATGGGGAATGgggttttctcacacacacacacacatagcCAAGGTGCTATGAGGGTTTGAACCTGAGACTACTGATCTGTAAGTCAAAACCCTGTTTCCACAGGGCTAAACCCATTGGCTCGTTTGGTACGAatgactgtcttggcatgaaCTATAATCAGGGGCTGTCTTGGATTGGTTTGTCCTGGCCTAAACTGGATAACAGTTGTCCTTCGTTTGGTGTATATTTGGACTAGGActagatttaaataaaaaaaaacatattaaagtgaatttaatattattatttttttacttttcttctctctctgcatcttcttttcttcttcctctcgagacttgcttcttcttcttcatcctctctcctttgcctcttcttctcaatatatgtttctctttgttttttttttttttgaaattttttctcgttgctttttttttttccaaaatttttctctgttcctttttcttttttcccgaaaattttctctttgcTTCTTCTCAATATACTCTGTCTTCTACTTCTCCCTCTGCTTGCACAGTCATCATCGTCTCACAGTCACCATCGTTGCACAATCGTCGTGTCCATAGCCCATAGGTCAAGCTGCGAAGTCATTATCTCAAATCGGTGCTAGCCGAAACTGACAGGAACTGACTGCGATGTTGTATTGGGGGTCACTGCATGTGGCTATGACGGTGGGGGTTTGGATCGGTTGCAGGTACTTGGATGGTCGGTGGTTGTGAAAGACACTTGGGTGGTCGATCATTATTGCAAGGGCTTGGTTGTTGCAAACTCTTGGGTTGGGACTGGGTTGTCCCCCCTCTCCACTCGAGTGTCACTAAGAACATCTAAGgatgtgtttttggtggggcCAGTATTAACAGTCCCACTTAAAACTAGTACCAAgtgaaaacaaacatgggataAAAATTTATCTTGTCCAATCCAATCTTAGAAGGTGTAACAAACGAGAGGGATTTAATTCTTGTGCTGTTTTCTATATCTCATACAGAATTCAATGAAACAAATCCCTTGTCAACCTTTTTTATGTTGATCTTGTATTTATGTTCAAAACGACATTGCTTCGACTTTTAAAAGTTAAAGCGTTTTAGATTTTGGGTGATTTTTTACAAGGATGATTATTAAACGAAGACTTTAGAGTAGATGTAAGTTatgaaatttttcaaaaattcgGAGTGagggctctctctctctctccttgatAGGATCAGTTGTGCTACCTCTATCTTCCCCCTCAAGAAAGTCAAATCTGAGCTCCTTACCCTACACTCAACCACAACCGAATTGGGAATCCCTGACCACTTCCCCAGTCATCAAACCACACTTCACCAATCCCACCCGCACGCGAGCTAATGATCTCTCTCACCCTGATCTCTCATTTACTTTCGTTCTCTCTATCTTTCTTTCATGGCCAATCGACTTGGGGTTGCTCGTCGTCTCTCCTTTACCAATCTCTTTCTCCTCTATTATTTCATtgtttctctcatctctcctATTTCCCTTCCCTCTGATCTGCGTACTGGCACGATCGCCAATCTCAAACCGACAATTGTAGAGACAGAGATAGGggaaatagaaaaggagaggaagaaaaggaatAGGATGAGAATGGCAAACTGGACCTCGTCTTTCCCCACTCCACCCCATTATCATCCTTTTTTGGTGATTTAATTATCATCACAAATTTAGTGTTTACTATAAGaataaaaattcatttaaTCATTTGATTATCACCACAAAATTTTAGTGCTTATCGAaagttggtttttatttatatcttcCAGTTTCTGTGGCATAAAAGTTACTTATCTGCCAACGGGGTCTAAGTCTTGACTTATAGACTAgaggtctcaagttcgaactaccacgacgtcatagttgtgtgtgtgtgtgtgagagagagagaaatcatcttttccctttaatttagactatcgtttGCACTAACAAAC
Protein-coding regions in this window:
- the LOC18775053 gene encoding uncharacterized protein LOC18775053 produces the protein MNFRSLEEFWAFYMNQHSKPSTRRWHFVGTLVSIFFFLCSLLFNWWLLFLVPLAGYGCAWYSHFFVEGNVPATFGHPFWSLICDFKMFALMLTGNMDKEIKRLGKRPVLQGF
- the LOC18774389 gene encoding LOW QUALITY PROTEIN: probable anion transporter 3, chloroplastic (The sequence of the model RefSeq protein was modified relative to this genomic sequence to represent the inferred CDS: inserted 2 bases in 1 codon), producing the protein MRDGDCFFCRFRIGKQRKKKENRGVSEGEAMGGDVYGRGHRERNVDGKXRGGGSGEAAAAKKAISVPERFKVVALLACVMCLCNADRVVMSVAIVPLAAKNGWTSSFLGVVQSSFLWGYIFSSVIGGALVDKYGGKRVMAWGVAMWSLATLLTPWAANHSTTSLLAVRAFFGLAEGVALPSMSTLLSRWFPTQERASAVGISMAGFHIGNVIGLLLTPVMLSSIGISGPFILFSSIGLLWLTIWAYTVTNDPGESYCISKSELRLIQAGKSDSPVNSGKLPPLRLLLSKLPTWTIILANITNNWGYFVLLSWMPVYFKTVFGVNLKQAAWFSAVPWGTMAVSSYIAGAASDSLIKAGYSLTSVRKIMQSIGFIGPGVSLLCLNYANTPTDAAVLLTAALCFSSFSQAGFLLNIQDIAPQYAGFLHGISNSAGTFAAIVSTIGTGYFVQWLGSFQAFLTVTAALYFATAIFWNLFATGERVF